One Paenisporosarcina sp. FSL H8-0542 genomic region harbors:
- a CDS encoding MoxR family ATPase has translation MDAQSLILQSQTSRKQRTHSEDHSTLIGQGGYMSPLPHLWEDLLLSVVLQKNVLLKGPSGSGKTKLAESISSYFAQPMHSINCSVDLDAEALLGFKTLVQANGQTNIDFVEGPVIQAMRYGHILYIDEINMAKPETLPILHSVLDHRRMLTNPYTGEVLKAHKDFTVIAAINEGYIGTSPLNEALKNRFISFAIPYLTGEPLRELFVREYPLASHNLIKTMLHLSEDMFIQVQNGLLSEEAASIRSLLDATELAQHIDPLRAIRYAIAEKLDDDSEKELVMELANTWVK, from the coding sequence TTGGATGCACAATCACTGATTTTACAATCACAAACTTCTCGGAAGCAGAGAACACATTCAGAAGATCATTCAACATTGATCGGTCAAGGAGGATATATGTCACCTTTACCGCATTTATGGGAGGATCTTTTACTGAGTGTTGTACTACAAAAAAACGTTTTACTGAAAGGACCTTCAGGATCTGGGAAAACGAAATTAGCTGAGTCAATTTCATCGTATTTCGCTCAACCGATGCACAGTATCAACTGTTCTGTTGACTTGGATGCAGAAGCACTTCTTGGCTTTAAAACGTTGGTGCAGGCTAATGGACAAACTAATATTGATTTTGTAGAAGGTCCCGTAATTCAGGCGATGAGATATGGACATATTTTATATATAGATGAAATTAATATGGCGAAACCTGAAACTTTGCCAATTCTGCATAGTGTCCTTGATCACCGACGTATGCTGACAAATCCTTATACTGGTGAAGTGTTGAAAGCACACAAAGACTTTACCGTAATAGCCGCAATAAATGAGGGATATATCGGAACTTCACCTTTAAATGAAGCATTGAAAAATCGTTTTATTTCTTTTGCCATCCCATATTTAACCGGTGAACCCCTTCGAGAATTATTCGTTCGTGAATATCCTCTAGCATCACATAACCTGATAAAAACAATGCTTCATCTCTCTGAAGATATGTTCATTCAAGTTCAGAATGGTTTATTAAGTGAAGAAGCTGCTTCCATTCGCAGTTTACTTGATGCGACAGAGCTTGCTCAACACATCGATCCACTTCGTGCAATCCGTTATGCCATTGCGGAGAAGTTAGATGATGATAGTGAAAAAGAATTAGTCATGGAACTCGCGAATACTTGGGTGAAATGA
- a CDS encoding DUF6501 family protein, which translates to MLHNVWKETPTLKTVTCVHTNAAKFSVSNVLTVGKSYEVKNETEEFIFVVDNSGHIGGFYKEYFE; encoded by the coding sequence ATGTTACATAATGTTTGGAAAGAGACACCTACACTTAAAACAGTCACTTGCGTTCATACAAACGCAGCAAAATTCTCTGTATCGAATGTACTGACTGTCGGAAAATCATATGAAGTAAAAAATGAAACAGAAGAGTTCATTTTCGTTGTAGATAATAGTGGTCACATCGGTGGCTTTTATAAAGAATATTTTGAATAA
- the odhB gene encoding 2-oxoglutarate dehydrogenase complex dihydrolipoyllysine-residue succinyltransferase, with protein sequence MAEIKVPELAESITEGTIAQWLKQPGDTVEKGEFIVELETDKVNVEVISEEAGVVQELLFAEGDTVEVGQVIAVVGEGSGSGSTTKSPVEADPAEADAPVKDVEAAPKQQAAPVAKEESSSTDRTIASPAARKLAREKGIDLQAVSTVDPMGRVRVQDVEAHSNAPKQAPAAPAAPKAAAAPKADDSRVKREKMSRRRQTIANRLLEVKQSTAMLTTFNEIDMTNVMALRSRKKDKFFEDHDVRLGFMSFFTKAVTSALKKYPYVNAELDGDEILLKQFYDVGIAVSTEEGLVVPIVRDTDRKNFAEIEATIGELAKKARDKKLQISDMTGGSFTITNGGVFGSLMSTPILNGTQVGILGMHTIQKRPVAIGDEVQIRPMMYVALSYDHRVIDGKDSVGFLKTVKELIENPEDLLLES encoded by the coding sequence GTGGCAGAAATTAAAGTACCCGAATTAGCAGAGTCAATTACAGAAGGAACAATCGCACAATGGTTGAAACAACCAGGCGATACAGTTGAAAAAGGTGAATTCATCGTTGAGCTTGAAACAGATAAAGTAAACGTTGAAGTCATTTCAGAAGAAGCAGGAGTAGTCCAAGAACTACTTTTTGCTGAAGGCGATACAGTCGAAGTTGGCCAAGTGATTGCTGTTGTTGGTGAAGGTTCAGGTTCTGGTAGCACGACTAAGAGCCCGGTTGAAGCTGATCCTGCAGAAGCTGACGCACCAGTAAAAGATGTTGAAGCAGCTCCTAAACAACAAGCGGCACCAGTTGCTAAAGAAGAATCTTCTTCAACAGACCGCACAATTGCAAGTCCAGCTGCACGTAAACTTGCTCGTGAAAAAGGAATTGATTTACAAGCAGTTTCAACTGTAGATCCAATGGGTCGCGTTCGCGTACAAGATGTGGAAGCACACTCAAATGCTCCTAAACAAGCACCAGCAGCACCAGCGGCTCCAAAAGCAGCTGCTGCACCAAAAGCAGACGATAGCCGTGTGAAACGCGAGAAAATGTCTCGTCGCCGTCAAACAATCGCTAACCGTTTGTTGGAAGTTAAGCAATCAACTGCTATGTTAACTACTTTCAACGAAATCGATATGACAAATGTTATGGCTTTACGTTCTCGCAAGAAAGATAAATTCTTTGAAGATCATGATGTCCGTTTAGGATTCATGTCATTCTTCACGAAAGCTGTTACTTCTGCGCTTAAGAAATACCCGTATGTCAACGCAGAGCTTGATGGGGACGAAATCCTATTGAAACAGTTCTATGATGTAGGTATTGCGGTATCAACTGAAGAAGGATTAGTTGTGCCAATCGTTCGCGATACAGACCGTAAAAACTTCGCGGAAATCGAAGCGACAATCGGCGAGTTAGCTAAAAAAGCTCGTGACAAGAAGCTTCAAATTTCTGATATGACAGGTGGATCATTCACTATCACAAATGGTGGAGTATTCGGTTCTCTAATGTCTACGCCAATTTTGAACGGTACTCAAGTAGGTATTCTTGGAATGCATACAATCCAAAAACGCCCAGTAGCTATCGGTGACGAAGTTCAAATCCGTCCGATGATGTACGTGGCTCTATCTTATGACCACCGTGTAATCGATGGAAAAGACTCAGTTGGATTCCTTAAAACTGTTAAAGAATTAATCGAAAACCCAGAAGACTTGTTGTTGGAGTCTTAA
- a CDS encoding 2-oxoglutarate dehydrogenase E1 component, translating into MSKNGSPNGSPWTKLSGPNLGYVLEMYDTFMQSPESVDAELGELFKQYGAPSTDENLVDFSAAGQVDPNHVGKVLAAVQLADAIRAHGHLAADIYPLNDRPKDSTRLDPSSYGLTDADLIEIPASLLMKNAPKDIQNGLQVIEHLKSFYTDKIAYEFAHIINPQERQWIQSKIESSSMKLTLSTEERQALLKRLSEIEGFEKFIHRTFVGAKRFSIEGLDTLVVLLDELVRQSEKYQTEQILIGMAHRGRLNVLTHIINKPYDMMFADFAHVPNESFLPKDDSLKITTGWFGDVKYHMGATHTAKSGLKVKLAYNPSHLEVVSPIVTGQTRAAQEKTTKTGVPVQNPKAAYSVLIHGDAAFPGQGIVTETLNYSRIRGFQTGGSIHIIANNMIGFTTEYYDSRSTHYSSDPAKGYEVPVVHVNADDVEAVIAVARLAFEYREQFGKDILIDLIGYRRFGHNEMDEPLVTNPTMYHAIHKHPTVRELYGKQLVADKVVADTDVKKLATDVQKTMQAAYDRVREVPEAVHQDIVIPEVVLNGYPEVPTGVKEETLVKMNAELLSWPSEFSAFKKLEKILKRREEPFKGKGKIDWAHAETLAFGSIIQEGNPIRLTGQDAQRGTFAHRHLVLHDEKTGAELVPLHHISDAKASFVVYNSPLTEAAVVGYEFGYNLENEKALVIWEAQYGDFANMAQVMFDQFISASRSKWGQKSGLVMLLPHAYEGQGPEHSSARLERYLQMAGENNWTIANLSSAANYFHILRRQAKMLGEETMRPLIIVSPKSLLRHPLVGAEVADLTTGQFDTVLEQRGLGEQTDKVERILLASGKMAIDLADKVKDGKDFDHLHLIKVEQLYPFPSEKIQAIVERYPNAKEIAWVQEEPQNMGSWTFADPYLRDLAGTKSVRYIGRVKRSSPAEGDGETHKTEQSRIIEEAVSL; encoded by the coding sequence ATGTCAAAAAACGGGTCACCGAACGGGTCACCATGGACTAAACTTTCTGGTCCGAATTTAGGTTATGTATTGGAAATGTACGATACGTTCATGCAATCACCAGAATCTGTTGACGCAGAACTAGGTGAACTTTTTAAACAGTATGGGGCTCCATCTACAGATGAAAATCTTGTCGATTTCTCTGCAGCTGGGCAAGTTGATCCGAACCATGTAGGCAAAGTATTGGCAGCTGTACAATTAGCTGACGCTATTCGCGCACATGGTCATTTAGCTGCGGATATTTATCCGTTAAATGATCGACCAAAAGATTCAACAAGATTGGATCCTTCTTCATATGGATTGACAGATGCTGATCTTATCGAGATTCCAGCTTCTTTATTAATGAAAAATGCTCCAAAAGATATTCAAAATGGCTTGCAAGTAATTGAGCATTTGAAATCTTTCTATACGGATAAGATTGCTTATGAATTCGCTCATATTATCAATCCACAAGAACGTCAGTGGATTCAATCAAAAATCGAATCTTCTTCTATGAAATTAACTTTATCGACTGAAGAACGTCAAGCGTTGCTTAAACGTCTTTCGGAAATTGAAGGATTTGAAAAATTCATCCATCGTACTTTTGTCGGTGCTAAACGATTCTCGATTGAAGGGTTGGATACCTTAGTCGTCTTGCTTGATGAATTAGTTCGACAATCCGAAAAATATCAAACGGAACAAATTCTAATCGGTATGGCTCACCGTGGACGCTTAAATGTCTTAACACACATTATTAACAAGCCATACGACATGATGTTTGCAGATTTTGCACATGTTCCAAATGAATCGTTCTTGCCAAAAGATGATTCATTGAAAATTACGACTGGCTGGTTTGGCGACGTGAAATACCACATGGGTGCAACGCATACTGCTAAATCTGGTCTAAAAGTAAAACTTGCTTATAATCCTTCTCACTTGGAAGTAGTTAGTCCAATCGTTACTGGACAAACTCGCGCAGCGCAAGAAAAAACGACAAAAACAGGTGTACCTGTTCAAAATCCAAAAGCAGCTTATTCCGTGTTGATTCATGGAGATGCAGCATTCCCAGGTCAAGGTATCGTAACGGAAACGTTAAACTATAGCCGTATTCGTGGATTCCAAACTGGTGGATCAATTCATATCATTGCCAACAACATGATTGGTTTCACAACAGAATATTACGATTCACGTTCAACTCATTATTCTTCTGACCCTGCCAAGGGATATGAAGTACCGGTTGTCCATGTTAATGCTGACGATGTTGAAGCAGTAATTGCAGTCGCACGTCTGGCATTTGAATATCGTGAACAGTTCGGTAAAGACATCCTAATCGATTTAATCGGTTACCGTCGTTTCGGTCACAATGAAATGGATGAGCCGTTGGTAACAAACCCAACAATGTATCATGCTATTCACAAACATCCAACTGTACGTGAACTATACGGCAAGCAATTGGTTGCTGATAAAGTTGTGGCAGATACAGATGTGAAAAAACTTGCTACTGACGTTCAAAAAACAATGCAAGCTGCTTATGATCGTGTAAGAGAAGTGCCTGAAGCAGTACATCAGGATATTGTCATCCCTGAAGTTGTATTGAATGGATATCCGGAAGTTCCTACAGGTGTGAAAGAAGAAACACTTGTAAAAATGAATGCTGAATTATTATCATGGCCTTCAGAATTCTCGGCATTTAAGAAACTTGAAAAAATTCTTAAACGTCGTGAAGAACCTTTTAAAGGAAAAGGAAAAATCGATTGGGCGCATGCAGAAACATTAGCATTTGGTTCGATTATCCAAGAAGGTAATCCGATTCGATTGACTGGTCAAGATGCTCAGCGTGGAACTTTTGCACACAGACATCTTGTTTTACACGATGAAAAAACTGGAGCAGAACTTGTTCCTTTACACCATATTTCAGATGCAAAAGCATCATTTGTGGTATACAACAGTCCATTGACTGAAGCAGCGGTTGTCGGTTATGAATTTGGATATAACTTAGAAAACGAAAAAGCATTAGTCATTTGGGAAGCACAATACGGGGATTTCGCAAACATGGCGCAAGTTATGTTTGATCAATTTATCTCTGCTAGCCGTTCAAAATGGGGTCAAAAATCCGGATTGGTCATGTTACTTCCACATGCGTATGAAGGTCAAGGCCCAGAGCATTCAAGTGCTCGTTTAGAGCGTTATTTACAAATGGCCGGAGAAAATAACTGGACAATTGCAAATCTATCAAGTGCTGCGAACTATTTCCATATTTTACGTCGACAAGCGAAAATGCTTGGAGAAGAAACGATGAGACCTTTAATTATTGTTTCGCCTAAATCATTGCTTCGTCATCCACTTGTGGGTGCTGAAGTAGCAGACCTTACAACTGGCCAGTTTGACACTGTTCTGGAACAACGAGGTCTTGGTGAGCAAACAGATAAAGTGGAAAGAATTTTATTGGCAAGTGGGAAAATGGCGATTGATTTAGCTGATAAAGTAAAAGATGGCAAGGATTTCGACCATCTTCACTTGATTAAAGTTGAACAATTATATCCATTCCCTTCTGAAAAAATTCAAGCAATTGTTGAACGTTATCCAAATGCGAAAGAAATCGCTTGGGTACAAGAAGAACCACAAAACATGGGCTCTTGGACATTTGCAGATCCATACTTACGTGATTTAGCTGGAACGAAGAGTGTTAGATATATTGGACGTGTTAAACGTTCAAGTCCAGCTGAGGGCGATGGTGAAACACATAAAACAGAACAATCCCGCATTATTGAAGAAGCGGTTTCACTTTAG